In a single window of the Microbacterium sp. SL75 genome:
- a CDS encoding P-II family nitrogen regulator: protein MSLSELTPMTKIEVVVASDDVAEVSALMQSLGARGYTAITGVAGVGHHGPRGGRLLFNDHDTLTLLVTVVAPEKADAIVAGIRPVLDHASGVMFVSPTSVSRADYFA from the coding sequence ATGAGCCTGTCCGAGCTGACCCCGATGACCAAGATCGAGGTGGTCGTCGCGAGCGACGACGTCGCCGAGGTGTCCGCCCTCATGCAGTCGTTGGGTGCCCGCGGCTACACCGCGATCACCGGCGTGGCCGGCGTGGGCCACCACGGCCCCCGCGGCGGCCGCCTGCTCTTCAACGACCACGACACCCTGACGCTGCTCGTCACCGTCGTGGCACCCGAGAAGGCAGACGCGATCGTCGCCGGCATCCGCCCCGTCCTCGACCACGCCTCCGGCGTGATGTTCGTCTCGCCGACCTCGGTCAGCCGCGCGGACTACTTCGCCTGA
- a CDS encoding DUF6671 family protein, translating to MGTLHGKETAFAPAFARWLGAGVSPTVQLDTDSLGTFTRDVPRAGTPEQAATSKARAAALELGTSTGLATEASYAPALGGFGPMVHEELAVFIDIERGIRVRHGIRQYTHVAPARVVRTESEVRRYLARAGFPHQAVVARTDTAMHKGIQDAAVIDALLRRGPVELEPDLRAHMNPTRRRVLRRLSWLLAARLNRLCPGCGCPGFGTVGVVRGLRCGACGNATSQVRIDVDGCPACDEQRERRRPQREADPATCDRCNP from the coding sequence ATGGGAACCCTGCACGGGAAAGAGACCGCGTTCGCCCCGGCCTTCGCCCGGTGGCTCGGCGCGGGTGTCAGCCCGACGGTGCAGCTCGACACAGACTCCCTCGGCACGTTCACCCGAGACGTGCCGAGGGCGGGCACTCCCGAGCAGGCGGCCACGTCTAAGGCGCGGGCCGCCGCTCTCGAGCTCGGTACCTCCACGGGGCTGGCGACCGAAGCCTCGTACGCCCCAGCACTCGGGGGCTTCGGACCCATGGTGCACGAGGAGCTCGCCGTCTTCATCGACATCGAACGCGGCATTCGCGTGCGGCACGGCATCCGCCAGTACACGCACGTCGCCCCGGCACGTGTCGTGCGTACCGAGAGCGAGGTGCGGCGCTACCTCGCTCGCGCGGGCTTTCCCCATCAGGCCGTCGTCGCGCGCACCGACACCGCGATGCATAAAGGGATTCAGGATGCCGCGGTCATCGACGCTCTGCTGCGCCGCGGCCCCGTCGAGCTCGAGCCCGACCTGCGCGCGCACATGAACCCGACCCGGCGACGGGTGCTGCGACGCCTGTCGTGGCTGCTCGCGGCCCGGCTGAACCGCCTGTGTCCGGGGTGCGGATGCCCGGGCTTCGGCACGGTGGGCGTCGTTCGCGGACTGCGGTGCGGCGCGTGCGGCAACGCCACCTCGCAGGTGCGCATCGACGTCGACGGCTGCCCCGCGTGCGACGAGCAGCGCGAGCGCCGGCGACCCCAGCGTGAGGCCGACCCGGCCACGTGCGATAGGTGCAATCCGTGA